One genomic window of Medicago truncatula cultivar Jemalong A17 chromosome 1, MtrunA17r5.0-ANR, whole genome shotgun sequence includes the following:
- the LOC11424471 gene encoding BURP domain protein RD22 produces MPKAIIDLLHPGTANGKTNGKSETLDDPNRYFMVYGKDAASETQLHGDPNRFFMVYGKDAASKKQLHDDPNRFFMVYGKDDASETQFLHDNPIVALFFLEKDLHLGTKLNMQFKKTSNYEVTFLPREVANSIPFSSNKVEKILNHFSIKQGSKESKIVKNTIIVSVKKMTSKESKRVRVL; encoded by the exons ATGCCAAAAGCCATCATAGATCTTCTTCACCCTG GCACAGCTAACGGAAAAACAAATGGGAAAAGTGAGACCTTGGATGATCCAAATAGATATTTTATGGTTTATGGCAAAGATGCTGCAAGTGAAACACAATTACATGGTGACCCAAATAGATTTTTTATGGTTTATGGTAAAGATGCTGCAAGTAAAAAACAATTACATGATGATCCAAATAGATTTTTCATGGTTTATGGCAAAGATGATGCAAGTGAAACACAATTTCTACATGACAATCCAATTGTGGCCTTGTTCTTCTTGGAAAAAGACTTGCATCTTGGTACAAAATTGAACATGCAATTCAAAAAGACCTCAAAttatgaagtaacatttttgcCTCGTGAAGTTGCTAATTCCATTCCCTTTTCATCAAACAAAGTGGAAAAAATCCTTAACCACTTTTCCATCAAGCAAGGATCAAAAGAGTCTAAAATTGTGAAGAATACCATTATAGTGAGTGTGAAGAAAATGACATCAAAGGAGAGCAAAAGAGTTCGGGTATTATAA